One genomic window of Arvicola amphibius chromosome 4, mArvAmp1.2, whole genome shotgun sequence includes the following:
- the Ssbp4 gene encoding single-stranded DNA-binding protein 4 isoform X10, which yields MYGKAGKGCAPSDGQAREKLALYVYEYLLHIGAQKSAQTFLSEIRWEKNITLGEPPGFLHSWWCVFWDLYCAAPDRREACEQTSEAKVFQDYSAAAPNPVMGAMAPNDPMGAPGFFQPFMSSRFPGGARPTLRMPGQPPVGLPGSQPIIPGAMDPSPRAQGHPSLGGSMQRVTPPRSMASVGPQGYGTGMRPPPNSLASNQVLPSMNMGPGVRGPWASPSGNSIPYASSSPGSYTGPAGGGAPGTPIMPSPGDSTNSSENMYTIMNPIGPGAGRANFPLGPGPEGPMASMSAMEPHHMNGSLGSGDMDGLPKNSPGAVGGLSNAPGTPRDDSEMAAAGTFLHPFPSESVSACVDSPPAAAAGRRGLAGRPRRGGRGARARP from the exons GCTTGCGCTGTATGTGTATGAATACCTGCTGCATATAGGTGCACAGAAGTCGGCTCAGACCTTCCTGTCCGAG ATCCGCTGGGAAAAGAACATCACCCTGGGCGAACCCCCTGGCTTCCTGCACTCCTGGTGGTG TGTCTTCTGGGACCTCTATTGCGCAGCGCCAGACCGCAGAGAAGCCTGTGAACAGACTAGTGAGGCCAAAGTCTTCCAGGACTAT AGTGCCGCAGCCCCCAATCCTGTGATGGGCGCCATGGCCCCTAACGACCCGATGGGGGCACCAGGCTTCTTTCAG CCCTTCATGTCATCACGGTTCCCAGGGGGTGCCCGGCCCACCCTAAGGATGCCAGGACAG CCTCCTGTGGGCCTCCCTGGGTCCCAGCCCATCATCCCTGGTGCCATGGACCCCTCCCCACGCGCACAAG GGCACCCCAGCCTGGGAGGCTCCATGCAGAGAGTGACACCTCCGAGGAGCATGGCCAGTGTTGGGCCCCAG GGCTATGGAACTGGCATGCGGCCCCCACCCAATTCTCTTGCATCCAACCAGGTTCTGCCATCCATGAACAT GGGTCCAGGGGTGCGTGGCCCGTGGGCCAGTCCCAGCGGTAACTCG ATCCCCTACGCTTCCTCATCTCCTGGCAGCTACACG GGACCCGCAGGAGGAGGCGCCCCCGGAACACCCATCATGCCCAGCCCTGGAG ACTCCACCAACTCCAGCGAGAACATGTATACCATCATGAACCCCATCGGGCCGGGCGCCGGCAGGGCTAAC TTCCCGCTCGGCCCCGGCCCCGAGGGCCCAATGGCCTCTATGAGCGCAATGGAGCCGCACCACATGAACGGATCCCTGG GCTCGGGTGATATGGACGGGCTGCCGAAG AACTCCCCTGGCGCTGTGGGCGGCCTGAGCAACGCCCCGGGGACCCCGCGCGACGACAGCGAGATGGCGGCCGCCGGGACCTTCCTGCATCCGTTTCCGAGCGAAAGCGTAAGCGCCTGCGTCGACTCCCCACCCGCGGCCGCGGCGGGCCGGAGGGGCCTGGCGGGCAGACCCCGGCGGGGCGGCCGCGGGGCCAGAGCAAGACCGTGA
- the Ssbp4 gene encoding single-stranded DNA-binding protein 4 isoform X6: MYGKAGKGCAPSDGQAREKLALYVYEYLLHIGAQKSAQTFLSEIRWEKNITLGEPPGFLHSWWCVFWDLYCAAPDRREACEQTSEAKVFQDYSAAAPNPVMGAMAPNDPMGAPGFFQPFMSSRFPGGARPTLRMPGQPPVGLPGSQPIIPGAMDPSPRAQALFLCLCPGHPSLGGSMQRVTPPRSMASVGPQGYGTGMRPPPNSLASNQVLPSMNMGPGVRGPWASPSGNSIPYASSSPGSYTQGPAGGGAPGTPIMPSPGDSTNSSENMYTIMNPIGPGAGRANFPLGPGPEGPMASMSAMEPHHMNGSLGSGDMDGLPKNSPGAVGGLSNAPGTPRDDSEMAAAGTFLHPFPSESVSACVDSPPAAAAGRRGLAGRPRRGGRGARARP, translated from the exons GCTTGCGCTGTATGTGTATGAATACCTGCTGCATATAGGTGCACAGAAGTCGGCTCAGACCTTCCTGTCCGAG ATCCGCTGGGAAAAGAACATCACCCTGGGCGAACCCCCTGGCTTCCTGCACTCCTGGTGGTG TGTCTTCTGGGACCTCTATTGCGCAGCGCCAGACCGCAGAGAAGCCTGTGAACAGACTAGTGAGGCCAAAGTCTTCCAGGACTAT AGTGCCGCAGCCCCCAATCCTGTGATGGGCGCCATGGCCCCTAACGACCCGATGGGGGCACCAGGCTTCTTTCAG CCCTTCATGTCATCACGGTTCCCAGGGGGTGCCCGGCCCACCCTAAGGATGCCAGGACAG CCTCCTGTGGGCCTCCCTGGGTCCCAGCCCATCATCCCTGGTGCCATGGACCCCTCCCCACGCGCACAAG CCCTCTTCCTATGTCTTTGCCCAGGGCACCCCAGCCTGGGAGGCTCCATGCAGAGAGTGACACCTCCGAGGAGCATGGCCAGTGTTGGGCCCCAG GGCTATGGAACTGGCATGCGGCCCCCACCCAATTCTCTTGCATCCAACCAGGTTCTGCCATCCATGAACAT GGGTCCAGGGGTGCGTGGCCCGTGGGCCAGTCCCAGCGGTAACTCG ATCCCCTACGCTTCCTCATCTCCTGGCAGCTACACG CAGGGACCCGCAGGAGGAGGCGCCCCCGGAACACCCATCATGCCCAGCCCTGGAG ACTCCACCAACTCCAGCGAGAACATGTATACCATCATGAACCCCATCGGGCCGGGCGCCGGCAGGGCTAAC TTCCCGCTCGGCCCCGGCCCCGAGGGCCCAATGGCCTCTATGAGCGCAATGGAGCCGCACCACATGAACGGATCCCTGG GCTCGGGTGATATGGACGGGCTGCCGAAG AACTCCCCTGGCGCTGTGGGCGGCCTGAGCAACGCCCCGGGGACCCCGCGCGACGACAGCGAGATGGCGGCCGCCGGGACCTTCCTGCATCCGTTTCCGAGCGAAAGCGTAAGCGCCTGCGTCGACTCCCCACCCGCGGCCGCGGCGGGCCGGAGGGGCCTGGCGGGCAGACCCCGGCGGGGCGGCCGCGGGGCCAGAGCAAGACCGTGA
- the Ssbp4 gene encoding single-stranded DNA-binding protein 4 isoform X1, whose amino-acid sequence MYGKAGKGCAPSDGQAREKLALYVYEYLLHIGAQKSAQTFLSEIRWEKNITLGEPPGFLHSWWCVFWDLYCAAPDRREACEQTSEAKVFQDYSAAAPNPVMGAMAPNDPMGAPGFFQPFMSSRFPGGARPTLRMPGQPPVGLPGSQPIIPGAMDPSPRAQALFLCLCPGHPSLGGSMQRVTPPRSMASVGPQGYGTGMRPPPNSLASNQVLPSMNMGPGVRGPWASPSGNSIPYASSSPGSYTQGPAGGGAPGTPIMPSPGDSTNSSENMYTIMNPIGPGAGRANVSGGRCASPDGDPAGGGRPEPHAALCPQFPLGPGPEGPMASMSAMEPHHMNGSLGSGDMDGLPKNSPGAVGGLSNAPGTPRDDSEMAAAGTFLHPFPSESVSACVDSPPAAAAGRRGLAGRPRRGGRGARARP is encoded by the exons GCTTGCGCTGTATGTGTATGAATACCTGCTGCATATAGGTGCACAGAAGTCGGCTCAGACCTTCCTGTCCGAG ATCCGCTGGGAAAAGAACATCACCCTGGGCGAACCCCCTGGCTTCCTGCACTCCTGGTGGTG TGTCTTCTGGGACCTCTATTGCGCAGCGCCAGACCGCAGAGAAGCCTGTGAACAGACTAGTGAGGCCAAAGTCTTCCAGGACTAT AGTGCCGCAGCCCCCAATCCTGTGATGGGCGCCATGGCCCCTAACGACCCGATGGGGGCACCAGGCTTCTTTCAG CCCTTCATGTCATCACGGTTCCCAGGGGGTGCCCGGCCCACCCTAAGGATGCCAGGACAG CCTCCTGTGGGCCTCCCTGGGTCCCAGCCCATCATCCCTGGTGCCATGGACCCCTCCCCACGCGCACAAG CCCTCTTCCTATGTCTTTGCCCAGGGCACCCCAGCCTGGGAGGCTCCATGCAGAGAGTGACACCTCCGAGGAGCATGGCCAGTGTTGGGCCCCAG GGCTATGGAACTGGCATGCGGCCCCCACCCAATTCTCTTGCATCCAACCAGGTTCTGCCATCCATGAACAT GGGTCCAGGGGTGCGTGGCCCGTGGGCCAGTCCCAGCGGTAACTCG ATCCCCTACGCTTCCTCATCTCCTGGCAGCTACACG CAGGGACCCGCAGGAGGAGGCGCCCCCGGAACACCCATCATGCCCAGCCCTGGAG ACTCCACCAACTCCAGCGAGAACATGTATACCATCATGAACCCCATCGGGCCGGGCGCCGGCAGGGCTAACGTGAGTGGGGGCCGGTGCGCCTCACCCGACGGGGACCCCGCGGGGGGCGGCCGGCCCGAGCCCCACGCTGCCCTGTGCCCGCAGTTCCCGCTCGGCCCCGGCCCCGAGGGCCCAATGGCCTCTATGAGCGCAATGGAGCCGCACCACATGAACGGATCCCTGG GCTCGGGTGATATGGACGGGCTGCCGAAG AACTCCCCTGGCGCTGTGGGCGGCCTGAGCAACGCCCCGGGGACCCCGCGCGACGACAGCGAGATGGCGGCCGCCGGGACCTTCCTGCATCCGTTTCCGAGCGAAAGCGTAAGCGCCTGCGTCGACTCCCCACCCGCGGCCGCGGCGGGCCGGAGGGGCCTGGCGGGCAGACCCCGGCGGGGCGGCCGCGGGGCCAGAGCAAGACCGTGA
- the Ssbp4 gene encoding single-stranded DNA-binding protein 4 isoform X14 — MGAMAPNDPMGAPGFFQPFMSSRFPGGARPTLRMPGQPPVGLPGSQPIIPGAMDPSPRAQALFLCLCPGHPSLGGSMQRVTPPRSMASVGPQGYGTGMRPPPNSLASNQVLPSMNMGPGVRGPWASPSGNSIPYASSSPGSYTQGPAGGGAPGTPIMPSPGDSTNSSENMYTIMNPIGPGAGRANVSGGRCASPDGDPAGGGRPEPHAALCPQFPLGPGPEGPMASMSAMEPHHMNGSLGSGDMDGLPKNSPGAVGGLSNAPGTPRDDSEMAAAGTFLHPFPSESVSACVDSPPAAAAGRRGLAGRPRRGGRGARARP; from the exons ATGGGCGCCATGGCCCCTAACGACCCGATGGGGGCACCAGGCTTCTTTCAG CCCTTCATGTCATCACGGTTCCCAGGGGGTGCCCGGCCCACCCTAAGGATGCCAGGACAG CCTCCTGTGGGCCTCCCTGGGTCCCAGCCCATCATCCCTGGTGCCATGGACCCCTCCCCACGCGCACAAG CCCTCTTCCTATGTCTTTGCCCAGGGCACCCCAGCCTGGGAGGCTCCATGCAGAGAGTGACACCTCCGAGGAGCATGGCCAGTGTTGGGCCCCAG GGCTATGGAACTGGCATGCGGCCCCCACCCAATTCTCTTGCATCCAACCAGGTTCTGCCATCCATGAACAT GGGTCCAGGGGTGCGTGGCCCGTGGGCCAGTCCCAGCGGTAACTCG ATCCCCTACGCTTCCTCATCTCCTGGCAGCTACACG CAGGGACCCGCAGGAGGAGGCGCCCCCGGAACACCCATCATGCCCAGCCCTGGAG ACTCCACCAACTCCAGCGAGAACATGTATACCATCATGAACCCCATCGGGCCGGGCGCCGGCAGGGCTAACGTGAGTGGGGGCCGGTGCGCCTCACCCGACGGGGACCCCGCGGGGGGCGGCCGGCCCGAGCCCCACGCTGCCCTGTGCCCGCAGTTCCCGCTCGGCCCCGGCCCCGAGGGCCCAATGGCCTCTATGAGCGCAATGGAGCCGCACCACATGAACGGATCCCTGG GCTCGGGTGATATGGACGGGCTGCCGAAG AACTCCCCTGGCGCTGTGGGCGGCCTGAGCAACGCCCCGGGGACCCCGCGCGACGACAGCGAGATGGCGGCCGCCGGGACCTTCCTGCATCCGTTTCCGAGCGAAAGCGTAAGCGCCTGCGTCGACTCCCCACCCGCGGCCGCGGCGGGCCGGAGGGGCCTGGCGGGCAGACCCCGGCGGGGCGGCCGCGGGGCCAGAGCAAGACCGTGA
- the Ssbp4 gene encoding single-stranded DNA-binding protein 4 isoform X7: MYGKAGKGCAPSDGQAREKLALYVYEYLLHIGAQKSAQTFLSEIRWEKNITLGEPPGFLHSWWCVFWDLYCAAPDRREACEQTSEAKVFQDYSAAAPNPVMGAMAPNDPMGAPGFFQPFMSSRFPGGARPTLRMPGQPPVGLPGSQPIIPGAMDPSPRAQALFLCLCPGHPSLGGSMQRVTPPRSMASVGPQGYGTGMRPPPNSLASNQVLPSMNMGPGVRGPWASPSGNSIPYASSSPGSYTGPAGGGAPGTPIMPSPGDSTNSSENMYTIMNPIGPGAGRANFPLGPGPEGPMASMSAMEPHHMNGSLGSGDMDGLPKNSPGAVGGLSNAPGTPRDDSEMAAAGTFLHPFPSESVSACVDSPPAAAAGRRGLAGRPRRGGRGARARP; the protein is encoded by the exons GCTTGCGCTGTATGTGTATGAATACCTGCTGCATATAGGTGCACAGAAGTCGGCTCAGACCTTCCTGTCCGAG ATCCGCTGGGAAAAGAACATCACCCTGGGCGAACCCCCTGGCTTCCTGCACTCCTGGTGGTG TGTCTTCTGGGACCTCTATTGCGCAGCGCCAGACCGCAGAGAAGCCTGTGAACAGACTAGTGAGGCCAAAGTCTTCCAGGACTAT AGTGCCGCAGCCCCCAATCCTGTGATGGGCGCCATGGCCCCTAACGACCCGATGGGGGCACCAGGCTTCTTTCAG CCCTTCATGTCATCACGGTTCCCAGGGGGTGCCCGGCCCACCCTAAGGATGCCAGGACAG CCTCCTGTGGGCCTCCCTGGGTCCCAGCCCATCATCCCTGGTGCCATGGACCCCTCCCCACGCGCACAAG CCCTCTTCCTATGTCTTTGCCCAGGGCACCCCAGCCTGGGAGGCTCCATGCAGAGAGTGACACCTCCGAGGAGCATGGCCAGTGTTGGGCCCCAG GGCTATGGAACTGGCATGCGGCCCCCACCCAATTCTCTTGCATCCAACCAGGTTCTGCCATCCATGAACAT GGGTCCAGGGGTGCGTGGCCCGTGGGCCAGTCCCAGCGGTAACTCG ATCCCCTACGCTTCCTCATCTCCTGGCAGCTACACG GGACCCGCAGGAGGAGGCGCCCCCGGAACACCCATCATGCCCAGCCCTGGAG ACTCCACCAACTCCAGCGAGAACATGTATACCATCATGAACCCCATCGGGCCGGGCGCCGGCAGGGCTAAC TTCCCGCTCGGCCCCGGCCCCGAGGGCCCAATGGCCTCTATGAGCGCAATGGAGCCGCACCACATGAACGGATCCCTGG GCTCGGGTGATATGGACGGGCTGCCGAAG AACTCCCCTGGCGCTGTGGGCGGCCTGAGCAACGCCCCGGGGACCCCGCGCGACGACAGCGAGATGGCGGCCGCCGGGACCTTCCTGCATCCGTTTCCGAGCGAAAGCGTAAGCGCCTGCGTCGACTCCCCACCCGCGGCCGCGGCGGGCCGGAGGGGCCTGGCGGGCAGACCCCGGCGGGGCGGCCGCGGGGCCAGAGCAAGACCGTGA